The Coleofasciculus sp. FACHB-T130 genome includes a window with the following:
- a CDS encoding glycosyltransferase family A protein, with amino-acid sequence MKLSIIIPCFNAADTLAIQLEALANQDYFNSWELIISDNGSTDDSLAIVEQYKERLPNLRIVDSSKQQGRSYARNTAAKAATGDALVFCDADDEVAPGWVAAMGEALSKYEFVAGRLEYQKLNEPWVQKVYTLKQRNELLEYKYPPYLPFAGSCNLGVKRSLHESIGGFDENMIRLQDVDYCWRLQLAGVKLHFVKDAVVHYRLRSTLNGMYKQARLWGEYDVFLYKKYQPLGMPQLSWKTSGKAWLHLLKRLPKEVFTKETRSKWVKDLAWRIGRLQGCVKYRILAF; translated from the coding sequence ATGAAGTTAAGTATTATTATTCCCTGTTTTAATGCAGCAGATACCCTTGCAATTCAACTTGAAGCATTGGCAAACCAAGACTACTTTAACTCATGGGAATTAATTATCTCCGATAACGGCTCCACTGACGATTCATTAGCAATTGTGGAACAATATAAAGAACGGTTACCCAATCTCCGCATCGTTGATTCATCTAAACAGCAAGGGCGTTCCTATGCACGGAATACTGCTGCAAAAGCGGCGACTGGCGACGCACTGGTGTTCTGCGATGCTGACGACGAAGTGGCTCCTGGATGGGTTGCTGCTATGGGGGAAGCGCTCTCGAAGTATGAATTTGTAGCAGGTCGCCTTGAATATCAAAAGCTTAACGAACCTTGGGTACAAAAAGTTTATACACTTAAGCAGCGAAATGAGCTTCTTGAATACAAATATCCTCCTTATCTGCCTTTTGCAGGTAGCTGCAATCTTGGTGTTAAACGCTCGCTGCACGAATCTATCGGCGGTTTTGATGAAAACATGATCCGGCTGCAAGATGTAGACTATTGTTGGCGGCTCCAACTTGCCGGGGTAAAACTTCACTTTGTAAAAGACGCAGTCGTTCATTACCGGCTCCGCAGCACTCTGAACGGTATGTACAAGCAGGCACGCCTGTGGGGAGAGTATGATGTTTTTCTATATAAAAAGTATCAACCCTTGGGTATGCCCCAGCTTTCATGGAAGACCAGTGGAAAAGCTTGGTTGCACTTGTTAAAGCGCCTTCCAAAAGAAGTATTCACTAAGGAAACCCGTAGTAAATGGGTAAAAGATTTGGCTTGGCGTATAGGACGTTTACAAGGTTGCGTTAAGTACCGAATTTTAGCCTTCTAA
- the hpsE gene encoding hormogonium polysaccharide biosynthesis glycosyltransferase HpsE: MSKVDFTVAIRTYNGEKLLPAVLERLRSQVGTEQISWEVVVVDNNSTDNTAKIIQEYQSNWPQAYPLMYYFEPQQGAVFARLRAIKEARGTFIGFLDDDNFPNPNWVAAAYSFGKSHPKAGAFGGQIKGEFEVYPPENFERIQSFLALKERGSKPNLYDPENLSLPPGAGLVVQKQVWLDNVPAQLVLQGPVGSSLAAKGEDFEALLYIGRAGWEIWYNPEMCIYHQIPKWRLEKDYLITLIRGVGLSICQLRMINANNWQKPIIITRILLGNLRRAILQLIKYRGKLKTDLVAACEMEFFLSSLVSPFYFLKKSMQMKFLTGKN; this comes from the coding sequence ATGTCTAAGGTAGACTTTACTGTAGCAATTCGCACTTACAACGGGGAAAAGCTTCTACCAGCCGTTTTGGAGCGATTGCGATCGCAGGTAGGCACCGAGCAGATTTCTTGGGAAGTGGTTGTCGTCGATAACAATAGCACTGACAACACCGCCAAAATCATTCAAGAATATCAATCTAACTGGCCTCAAGCATATCCGCTCATGTATTACTTTGAGCCACAGCAAGGCGCAGTGTTTGCAAGATTACGCGCCATTAAGGAAGCAAGAGGTACTTTTATTGGTTTTTTGGATGATGATAATTTTCCGAACCCAAATTGGGTAGCAGCAGCCTACTCCTTCGGGAAATCTCATCCAAAAGCAGGTGCTTTTGGAGGTCAGATAAAAGGCGAATTTGAAGTTTATCCGCCAGAAAACTTTGAAAGAATTCAATCTTTTTTGGCACTGAAAGAAAGAGGTTCAAAACCTAATCTATACGACCCGGAGAATTTAAGCCTTCCTCCAGGAGCCGGATTAGTTGTCCAAAAGCAAGTGTGGCTAGACAACGTTCCCGCTCAACTTGTTCTTCAGGGACCAGTTGGGTCATCCTTGGCAGCCAAAGGAGAAGATTTTGAAGCGCTACTCTACATCGGACGCGCTGGTTGGGAAATTTGGTACAACCCCGAAATGTGTATTTATCATCAAATTCCCAAGTGGCGGCTAGAGAAAGATTACTTAATAACCCTGATTCGAGGGGTAGGCTTAAGTATTTGTCAGCTACGCATGATTAATGCTAATAATTGGCAAAAGCCAATTATTATTACCAGAATCCTTTTAGGAAACCTGCGTAGAGCCATTCTTCAACTAATTAAATATAGAGGTAAGTTAAAAACTGACCTGGTTGCTGCTTGCGAAATGGAATTTTTCTTGAGCAGTTTAGTGAGTCCATTTTATTTTTTGAAAAAAAGTATGCAAATGAAATTTCTAACGGGGAAAAATTAG
- a CDS encoding glycosyltransferase, protein MVAASTMSIFKKKIKVLLYGNVHGAYRCENLLKFLLDSGYYVSFVYPDFYLRGRGRQTFFTQFIRKVFSKFYLIELFVKAALADVIYVLPMSANFIQSALWVSKIFKNKVVIEPYISMYDTYVRNKDDIQEGSKAAKEILKKDILAFTKTDYIIHLSAYELAYWAKVLDVELDTNKVFIAPLFTESRLSLKRQFMEDGILNICWWGTILPLHGVDNILQAMKILKEKEIPFTCNLFGAYGSGYAERFHAYEKKIKEEELSDRVFLRKDLKFSDGSLPKYLVENCDLALGVFGNNERARNSATPNKLVESLAMGIPTLNMNFPGLKEFFDPEVDFWTCEPTGESIAQTILAIVNGTTPPVDWEQTRMKALNTFSLTRYQEVVTKVLDKVEDDLQRE, encoded by the coding sequence ATGGTAGCTGCATCAACCATGTCAATTTTCAAGAAAAAAATCAAGGTTTTGCTCTATGGAAATGTACATGGAGCTTATCGTTGCGAAAATTTGCTCAAGTTTTTGTTGGATTCTGGATACTATGTTTCCTTCGTCTATCCAGATTTTTACCTCCGAGGAAGAGGAAGACAAACCTTTTTTACTCAATTTATTCGCAAAGTTTTCTCTAAATTTTATCTTATAGAGCTTTTTGTAAAAGCTGCTTTGGCAGACGTAATCTACGTATTGCCAATGAGCGCTAATTTTATTCAAAGTGCTTTGTGGGTGTCAAAAATCTTTAAAAATAAAGTGGTCATAGAACCATACATATCGATGTATGACACTTATGTAAGAAATAAAGATGACATCCAAGAAGGAAGTAAAGCAGCCAAAGAAATATTGAAGAAAGATATCCTAGCGTTTACAAAAACAGATTATATTATTCACCTGTCTGCTTATGAACTTGCTTACTGGGCAAAAGTTTTAGACGTTGAACTCGATACAAACAAAGTTTTTATTGCTCCTTTATTTACCGAATCTAGACTAAGCCTTAAAAGACAATTTATGGAGGATGGTATCCTAAATATCTGCTGGTGGGGAACAATTCTTCCTTTACACGGAGTAGATAATATATTACAAGCCATGAAAATTTTAAAGGAAAAAGAGATACCGTTTACTTGCAATTTATTTGGTGCTTATGGATCTGGATATGCAGAACGGTTTCATGCCTACGAAAAGAAAATCAAGGAAGAGGAACTAAGCGATCGCGTTTTTCTTAGAAAAGATTTAAAGTTTTCTGATGGATCTCTACCTAAATATTTAGTAGAAAATTGCGACCTAGCCCTAGGTGTATTTGGTAATAACGAAAGGGCGCGTAATAGTGCAACCCCCAATAAATTAGTCGAATCCCTTGCAATGGGAATACCAACCTTGAATATGAACTTTCCTGGTTTAAAAGAATTCTTCGACCCAGAAGTGGACTTTTGGACTTGCGAACCAACAGGTGAATCAATCGCCCAAACAATTCTTGCGATTGTCAATGGTACAACTCCTCCTGTGGATTGGGAACAGACTCGCATGAAAGCGTTGAATACTTTTAGCCTAACTCGATATCAGGAGGTTGTGACTAAAGTCTTAGATAAAGTTGAAGATGACTTGCAAAGAGAATAA